TGCGCGCGTTCGGCTCCGTCCGCGCGATCCGCGCGGCGTCCGTCGAGGAGCTGGCGGCGGTCGCGGGCATGACGACGGCGGCGGCCGCAGCCGTGCGCGCGCACTTCGCGGCGCGCGACGGCCAGCCGTAGCGCGCCGGGGCCCGGTGGTGGTGGCACGCCCGCGCGCCGCGGCGCGCGCCGGCAGCGTCATGCCCGTGTGCAACCATGGCAGCGCGGGCGGTCGCTGCCGCGCGGCAGCGGCCGCGTCGAGGTGGCATCATCGCGTTCGGGAGCTACAAGGTATGATCGAGGAGGGTGTGCCTGTGCCGACTCGAGTGCTCATGTTGTCGCGGTCCTACGAGCCGCTTCGGGTGATTTCCTGGAAGCGCGCGTTCGCGCTGCTGACGCTCGGGAAGGTGGAGGTCGTCGAGGAGTACGACGCGTGTGTGCGCACCGTCACGCTCGTCTTCAAGGTGCCGGCGGTCGTGCGCTTGCTCACCGCGTTCAAGCGCCGCGGCCGTCCGCCGAAGTTTTCGCGCATCAACATCTACGCGCGCGACGGGTTCCGCTGCCAGTACTGCGGGGACAAGCGCCCCACCGAGGAGCTCACCTTCGACCACGTCGTGCCCAAGGCGCGCGGCGGCAAGACGTCGTGGACGAACATCGTCACCGCGTGTCACCCGTGCAATCGCCGCAAGGGTGCG
The nucleotide sequence above comes from Deltaproteobacteria bacterium. Encoded proteins:
- a CDS encoding HNH endonuclease; protein product: MIEEGVPVPTRVLMLSRSYEPLRVISWKRAFALLTLGKVEVVEEYDACVRTVTLVFKVPAVVRLLTAFKRRGRPPKFSRINIYARDGFRCQYCGDKRPTEELTFDHVVPKARGGKTSWTNIVTACHPCNRRKGARTPEEAGMRLRKPPIQPKWVPAVTIRVSTRSVPDAWRDYLYWTGGLE